The sequence ATTAACCCAAAAAACCGTGTTTTTTGAGCAGTCATTTACAAACGATTTATATACTTTTTGATTGGATTTTGATATGGTATTGTGTTGTTTTAGATAATTGTAGTATTGGTTGGCTAGCGGTGCATTAAAGTAGGTTACTTTAGCAATAGCAACAGTTTCAAAATCTCTGTAGAGTTTCTTTTCTTGCGTTTGTTTATCTAAATTTTTAGAAAATTCTGTTTCATAACTTCTAAAACCTATCTGTTGTAATTGTGCGCAAGAAGCAATAAATATCAGCACTAACGCAGGAAAAAAAATTTTAATTTTTTTCATCTAATGCCTCCAGGGCTTGTCTGGCTTGAGTATTTTGGGGATTTCTTGAAAGTATTTCTCTGTATAGGTTTTTAGCGTCTTCAATATAGCCTTGTTCTACATATAATTTTGCAATGTTTAACTGATCATCATCTTCTAAATCAATAGTAGGTATTTCTTCAAAATCTATGGTATTTTCTTCTTTTTCCAATAAAGGTTCTTTTGAAGTTTCGTTTGTATTTTCTATATCCACTATTACAATATCACTAATTTCAGTTTTTTCATGTTCATGTAGCTGTTGAGGGGGGGGTTGCTCGACAATTTCTTTCACTTTTTCTATACTTGGCGTATATAAACTGGCAAGAGATAGTAGTTTGGATTTTATTTTAGGAGATGGATTAAGTGTAAGAAGTTTTTCTAAAGTTTGTATTGCTTGCTCAATTTTGCCTTGTTTTTCATATGCATCTGCCAGGAGTTCTAATGCCAGTACATTTGCGTTATTTATCTGCAAAACAGTTTCAAGATAGCTTTCTGCTGCTTCATATTTTTCTTCGTCCATAAGAATTTGTGCAATTTTAATTAAAGCAAGCAGATAATGAGGAAATTTAGATATACCTTCTATGAGTATATCAAATGCTTCTTCTTTGGCACCATTTTCATATAGCAAACATGCCAAAGGATAAAAGAACAAACTATCTTTCTTTGATTTATAATACTTTTCAATTTTTTTGATAAGCCTTTTCATTGTAACTCTCTAATCGTTTCTGTAAGTAAACTATTATTTATGTCGTTTGCAATAATAGCTTCTCCTATCCCTTTTGTCAATATGAATTCTAATATATTGCCTTTTGTTTTTTTGTCATGTTGCATAATATTGATAAGTTTTATTGGTTCTATTTTATCTATTTTTGTTGGGAGGTTGAATTTTTCAAGCAGATTTTTAATTCTATAAAATGTTTTTTCATCAATAAGACCTAATTTATAAGAAAGTTTCGAAGCAAAAACTTCTCCTATTGATACAGCTTGTGGGTGGGTATATTTTTTATACTCAAAAAAAGCTTCGATTGCATGTCCAAGTGTGTGACCGAAGTTTAATATTGCCCTAAGACCTAATTCTTTTTCATCTTTTTGTATAATTATGCTTTTATTTTTTGCACAATCGTAAATAATCTTTGTTATAGTTTTATAATTTCTTTTTAAAATATCATCAATATGAGTTTCTATGAATTCAAAAAGCTGTTTATCCATTATAATGCCATATTTTATAATTTCGGAAAAAGCGTTAAAAAATTCTTCATCACTTAGTGTATCCAAGAATTTTGTATCAATAAATACAGCATTTGGCTGGTAAAAGGTACCAATTAAGTTTTTGCCTTTTGGATGATTGATAGCCGTTTTCCCACCGATTGAGCTATCGGTTTGAGATACAACTGTAGTTGGTACGTGAATAAGCGGCATACCCCGCATAAACGTGCTTGCGGCAAATGAAGCCACATCTCCTACAACACCACCACCAAATGCTAATAAAGGGGTATTCCTATCTGCTTTACTTTCTATTAAAAAATCGTATAAGTCAAATAAAACTTCTTTGTTTTTGCTTTGTTCTCCAGGTTCAAAGCAATATACAAAGTATGAAAAATTGGTTTGTTCAATATAAGACAAAAGAGTTTGCAGGTGTAGCCTGCACACATTTGTATCTGAAATAATAAAAATTTTTCTTACAAAATTTGAATTTTTTAAAAAATTCGTTAAATTATTTAAATCACTATAACTTATATTTATGTTATAGCTTTGAGATGCATTTATGGTTATTATCTGGTTCATTTAGACCCCCATGTAGTGCTTTGCTGTTTTTAGATCGTTTAAAAAAATTTCTATAGCTTTTGGGTTTCTTAATAAGTAGGCAGGATGATAAGTAGGAATTACACTGTATGTTTTTTTGTCAAAAACTAAACCTCGTGTTTGTGTGATTTTTTTATCGTTTCCCAAAATTTGCATTAAGGCAAATCTTCCTAATGTAATGATAACTTTTGGCTTTATTAATTCTATCTGCCTGTCCAAAAATGGTCTACAGGCTTTTAGCTCATAATCAAACGGATCCCTATTGTTTGGTGGTCTGCATTTCAAGCAATTTGCTATATAAACATCCTTTCGCGCAATACCTATTTCTTTTAATAATTCATTTAAAAGTTGTCCTGCTCTTCCTACAAATGGCTTTCCTTGTTCATCTTCCCTTGCACCAGGTGCTTCGCCGATAAACATCAGGCTGGCGTATGGGTTTCCGTCTCCAAAAACATAGCGCTTTTTTGTTTTGTAAAGTTCACAAGCTTTGCAGTTTTCTACAGCTTTTTTTAATTTTTCCAGTTCGACTTCAACGTTTTTTTGTGTTTCATTAATTTTTTTTAACTTAATATTCAGATATTCAACACCTAAATCTTTATAAAAATTTAAAATGTCACCTAATTGATTTTTTTTCATTTACCTTAACAACTCAAGAAGATTGATAATTTCTTTGTTTTTTGTGTAATAGCTAACGCGGTTTGAAATTAAAAAAGCACTTGAATCCATGATTTTTTCTATAATATGCAAACCATTTTCTTTCAAAGTTTGTCCTGTTGAAACAATATCAACAATACAATCCGCGAGTCCAATAACACCTGCGAGTTCGATTGATCCGTAAAGTTTAATAATTTCAATAGCCATACCTTTTTTTGCAAAAAATTCATCCGTTATATTTACAAATTTAGTAGCAACTTTTAGCTGAGTAGGTGTATCTGGGTAATTAGGGCTTTTGCCTGCAACAACGACACTACATTTTCCTATACCTAAATCCATAAGCTCAAATACATCTTTTTTGTTTTCTATAAGCACATCAATGCCAGCAACGCCTAAATCAGCACCATTTCCTTCTACATATGTAGCTACATCTTGAGCTCTTACAATCAAAAACCTAAATGTTCTATCAAAACTTTCAAAAATTAATTTTCTGCTTTTTTCATCGTAATCTATTTGTATACCTTTATTTTTAAAAAGCTCAATTGTTTCATCCATTAAACGGCCTTTTGCAAGAGCAATCGTTAATTGTTTCATTGGGGTAGCCTCTTAATTCGTGCGCCAAGCGCCTGCAATTTTTTATCTAAATGCTCATAGCCTCTATCCAGATGGTAAATGCGAAGCACTTCAGTTGTGNNNNNNNNNNCCCTTAAATCTGTAGCCATAACGGGAGCTCCCAATAGCTTTTTAACACCAACTACAATTGCTTTATTGCCACTTATTGAGATATTTGCGC is a genomic window of Desulfurella sp. containing:
- the hisG gene encoding ATP phosphoribosyltransferase, which gives rise to MKQLTIALAKGRLMDETIELFKNKGIQIDYDEKSRKLIFESFDRTFRFLIVRAQDVATYVEGNGADLGVAGIDVLIENKKDVFELMDLGIGKCSVVVAGKSPNYPDTPTQLKVATKFVNITDEFFAKKGMAIEIIKLYGSIELAGVIGLADCIVDIVSTGQTLKENGLHIIEKIMDSSAFLISNRVSYYTKNKEIINLLELLR
- a CDS encoding uracil-DNA glycosylase translates to MKKNQLGDILNFYKDLGVEYLNIKLKKINETQKNVEVELEKLKKAVENCKACELYKTKKRYVFGDGNPYASLMFIGEAPGAREDEQGKPFVGRAGQLLNELLKEIGIARKDVYIANCLKCRPPNNRDPFDYELKACRPFLDRQIELIKPKVIITLGRFALMQILGNDKKITQTRGLVFDKKTYSVIPTYHPAYLLRNPKAIEIFLNDLKTAKHYMGV
- the aroB gene encoding 3-dehydroquinate synthase, whose amino-acid sequence is MNQIITINASQSYNINISYSDLNNLTNFLKNSNFVRKIFIISDTNVCRLHLQTLLSYIEQTNFSYFVYCFEPGEQSKNKEVLFDLYDFLIESKADRNTPLLAFGGGVVGDVASFAASTFMRGMPLIHVPTTVVSQTDSSIGGKTAINHPKGKNLIGTFYQPNAVFIDTKFLDTLSDEEFFNAFSEIIKYGIIMDKQLFEFIETHIDDILKRNYKTITKIIYDCAKNKSIIIQKDEKELGLRAILNFGHTLGHAIEAFFEYKKYTHPQAVSIGEVFASKLSYKLGLIDEKTFYRIKNLLEKFNLPTKIDKIEPIKLINIMQHDKKTKGNILEFILTKGIGEAIIANDINNSLLTETIRELQ
- a CDS encoding tetratricopeptide repeat protein; amino-acid sequence: MKRLIKKIEKYYKSKKDSLFFYPLACLLYENGAKEEAFDILIEGISKFPHYLLALIKIAQILMDEEKYEAAESYLETVLQINNANVLALELLADAYEKQGKIEQAIQTLEKLLTLNPSPKIKSKLLSLASLYTPSIEKVKEIVEQPPPQQLHEHEKTEISDIVIVDIENTNETSKEPLLEKEENTIDFEEIPTIDLEDDDQLNIAKLYVEQGYIEDAKNLYREILSRNPQNTQARQALEALDEKN